A stretch of the Oceanicola sp. D3 genome encodes the following:
- the murF gene encoding UDP-N-acetylmuramoyl-tripeptide--D-alanyl-D-alanine ligase, which translates to MSALWTAADAAQATGGQARGGDWAATGLSIDTRSIVPGEMFVALKDVRDGHDFVADALAKGAAAALVSRVPEGCEEAPLLIVPDVLEGLEALGRAGRARSRAKVAGVTGSVGKTSTKEMLRAILARQGRVHAAEKSFNNHWGVPLTLARMPVDADFAVIEIGMSNPGEIAPLARMARPDVAMITTVAPAHMAAFGSLEGIAREKASIFEGLEPGGVAVINGDLETTPILRAAAEAAGGTVVTFGKDGEFALGKVVLTEGQTVAEARLHDRSALFKLTTPGTHFAMNALGALAVAEALGADAGLATADLAKWTPYEGRGAKEEVTTDPAHAGGFLTLFDDSYNANPASMAASLEMLATTAPRDGIGRVRKGRRIAVIGDMLELGPEERALHAALAGLGPMEAIDTVHTVGPLSEALHAALPEDQRGHHAPDGAAMAKEISRLVDAGDVVLVKASLGTGLARVVDAIRKMGQGSPN; encoded by the coding sequence ATGAGCGCCTTGTGGACGGCTGCCGATGCGGCGCAGGCCACGGGCGGCCAGGCGCGGGGCGGCGATTGGGCGGCCACCGGGCTTTCGATCGACACCCGCAGCATTGTGCCCGGCGAGATGTTCGTGGCGTTGAAAGATGTGCGCGACGGGCATGACTTTGTTGCCGATGCGCTGGCCAAGGGCGCGGCGGCGGCGCTGGTGAGCCGCGTTCCGGAGGGCTGCGAAGAGGCCCCGCTGCTGATCGTGCCGGATGTGCTGGAGGGCCTTGAGGCGCTGGGCCGGGCGGGCCGGGCACGCAGCCGCGCCAAGGTGGCGGGTGTCACCGGCTCGGTGGGCAAGACCTCGACCAAGGAGATGTTGCGGGCCATTCTTGCGCGGCAGGGCAGGGTGCACGCGGCCGAAAAGAGCTTCAACAACCATTGGGGCGTGCCGCTGACGCTGGCGCGGATGCCGGTGGATGCCGATTTTGCCGTGATCGAGATTGGCATGAGCAACCCCGGCGAGATTGCACCGCTGGCGCGTATGGCGCGGCCCGATGTGGCGATGATCACCACGGTCGCCCCGGCCCATATGGCGGCCTTTGGCTCGCTGGAGGGGATTGCCCGCGAGAAGGCGAGCATCTTCGAGGGGCTGGAGCCGGGCGGCGTGGCGGTGATCAATGGCGATCTTGAGACCACGCCGATTTTGCGCGCTGCCGCCGAGGCGGCTGGCGGGACGGTTGTAACCTTTGGGAAAGACGGCGAATTTGCGCTGGGCAAGGTGGTGCTGACGGAGGGGCAGACGGTGGCGGAGGCGCGGCTGCACGACCGGTCGGCGCTGTTCAAGCTGACCACGCCGGGCACGCATTTTGCGATGAACGCGCTGGGGGCGCTGGCGGTGGCGGAGGCGCTGGGGGCCGATGCGGGGCTTGCCACGGCGGACCTTGCGAAGTGGACGCCCTATGAAGGACGCGGCGCGAAAGAAGAGGTCACCACAGACCCGGCCCATGCGGGTGGGTTTTTGACCCTGTTTGACGACAGTTACAACGCCAACCCGGCCTCCATGGCGGCCTCGCTGGAAATGCTGGCCACCACCGCGCCGCGCGATGGCATCGGGCGGGTGCGCAAGGGCCGCCGGATTGCGGTGATCGGCGATATGCTGGAGCTGGGCCCGGAGGAGAGAGCGCTGCATGCGGCGCTGGCCGGGCTGGGGCCGATGGAGGCGATTGACACGGTGCACACGGTGGGCCCGCTGAGCGAGGCGCTGCACGCTGCATTGCCGGAAGATCAGCGCGGACATCACGCACCTGATGGCGCGGCGATGGCCAAGGAAATCTCGCGGCTGGTGGATGCAGGCGACGTTGTGCTGGTGAAGGCCTCGCTGGGCACCGGGCTGGCGCGGGTTGTTGACGCGATACGGAAAATGGGCCAAGGCAGCCCGAATTAA
- a CDS encoding UDP-N-acetylmuramoyl-L-alanyl-D-glutamate--2,6-diaminopimelate ligase gives MSERAKVRSLAELGLTAQGGAEARIAGLAVDSRDVEEGFLFAALPGVNIHGAEFVGYALRMGASAVLTDAEGAALAAEALRDFNAALVVVEDPRGALAMAAALWFGAQPDVMVAVTGTNGKTSVASFTRQIWMAMGLAAVNLGTTGVEGAWEYPLKHTTPEPITLHRALAAAVEEGVTHAAMEASSHGLAQRRLDGVGLAAAGFTNFTQDHLDYHETFEDYFNAKARLFHRVLADDAPAVINMEDARGPEMAAIAEEAGHAVLRVGRDEGYELCIISQRFDATGQDLRFLHEGTPRQVRLGLIGGFQAENVMVATGLVIASGADPVEVFNALPQLVTVRGRMQLAATRQNGAAVFVDYAHTPDALETALKALRPHVMGRLVVVYGAGGDRDTGKRPLMGEAARDHADVRIVTDDNPRSEDPSAIRAAILQADPEATEVGDRSEAILRGVDALGPGDALLIAGKGHETGQIVGDDVFPFDDVEQASIAVAALDGQMT, from the coding sequence ATGAGCGAGAGAGCAAAAGTAAGATCGCTGGCAGAGCTGGGGCTGACCGCTCAGGGCGGGGCTGAAGCGCGGATCGCCGGGCTCGCGGTGGACAGCCGCGATGTGGAAGAGGGCTTTCTCTTCGCGGCGCTGCCGGGCGTGAACATTCATGGCGCAGAGTTCGTGGGCTACGCGTTGCGCATGGGCGCGAGCGCGGTGCTGACTGATGCCGAGGGCGCGGCGCTGGCCGCTGAGGCGCTGCGCGATTTCAACGCGGCGCTGGTGGTGGTGGAAGACCCGCGCGGCGCGCTGGCGATGGCGGCGGCGCTGTGGTTTGGCGCCCAGCCCGATGTGATGGTGGCCGTGACCGGCACCAACGGCAAGACAAGCGTGGCCAGCTTTACCCGACAGATCTGGATGGCGATGGGCCTTGCGGCGGTGAACCTTGGCACCACCGGGGTAGAGGGCGCGTGGGAATATCCGCTGAAGCACACCACTCCCGAGCCGATCACCCTGCACCGCGCGCTGGCGGCGGCGGTGGAGGAGGGGGTGACCCATGCCGCGATGGAGGCCAGCTCGCACGGGCTGGCACAGCGGCGGCTGGATGGCGTGGGGCTGGCGGCGGCGGGCTTCACCAATTTCACGCAGGATCATCTCGATTATCACGAGACCTTTGAAGACTACTTCAACGCCAAGGCGCGGTTGTTTCATCGGGTGCTGGCCGACGATGCGCCGGCGGTGATCAACATGGAAGATGCGCGCGGCCCCGAGATGGCGGCGATTGCCGAGGAGGCGGGCCATGCGGTGCTGCGGGTGGGCCGCGATGAGGGCTATGAGCTTTGCATCATTTCGCAGCGGTTCGATGCGACTGGGCAAGACCTGCGGTTTTTGCATGAGGGCACGCCGCGGCAGGTGCGGTTGGGGCTGATTGGGGGCTTTCAGGCGGAAAACGTGATGGTGGCCACCGGGCTTGTGATCGCCAGCGGGGCGGATCCGGTGGAGGTGTTCAACGCGCTGCCGCAGCTGGTGACGGTGCGGGGCCGGATGCAGCTGGCCGCCACCCGCCAGAACGGTGCGGCGGTGTTTGTGGATTACGCCCATACGCCGGACGCGCTGGAAACCGCGCTGAAGGCGCTGCGCCCGCATGTGATGGGCCGCCTTGTGGTGGTTTACGGCGCAGGCGGCGACCGCGACACAGGCAAGCGCCCGTTGATGGGCGAGGCGGCGCGAGACCATGCCGATGTGCGGATCGTGACAGATGACAACCCGAGATCGGAAGACCCATCGGCCATCCGCGCGGCCATTCTGCAGGCCGATCCGGAGGCCACCGAGGTGGGCGACAGGTCTGAGGCGATCTTGCGCGGCGTCGATGCGCTGGGGCCGGGCGATGCGCTGCTGATTGCGGGCAAGGGGCATGAGACCGGGCAGATCGTGGGGGATGATGTGTTTCCCTTTGACGATGTGGAGCAGGCCTCGATTGCCGTGGCCGCGCTTGATGGGCAGATGACATGA
- a CDS encoding penicillin-binding protein 2: protein MTRTPLRPLARVIAARQSGQNPDAIERENLRKRNEEQRDKLRFRAEGRLFVLGVCFFCAFVVIGARMGHLAASVPAEPTSGGVAELISATRADIVDRQGRVLATNLSTHSLYAQPPHMVEKERAAEELAKIFPDLDVEKLKRQFTGKRKFVWVKKKISPEQMQAVHDIGEPGLLFGPREMRLYPNGKLAAHILGGASFGREGVHSAEVVGVAGVEKQFDELLRDPARAGKPLELTIDLTVQAVTEEVLYGGMKLMNAKGASAVLMDVHSGEIIAMASLPDFDPNNRPRPLTSGDQSDSPLFNRSVQGVYELGSTFKIFAAAQAMELGLVNPDTVINTKGPLTWGKHRIRDFHNYGNELSVTKIIVKSSNIGTARLAMDIGAKRQREFLGQLGFLEPTPVEMVEAPTGKPLLPPNWSEISTMTISYGHGLSASPLHLATGYASLLNGGTRVYPTLLKQSVNKTGPRVVSARTSERARIMLRKVVTEGTASFGEVEGYAVGGKTGTADKPKPRGGYYKDKVIATFATVFPAHDPKYVLVVSLDEPVELTGPKPRRTAGWTAVPVTAEMIRRVAPLLGLRPSVEPGAEAAIVKASN from the coding sequence ATGACCCGCACCCCGCTGCGCCCGTTGGCCCGCGTCATTGCTGCGCGCCAGAGCGGGCAGAACCCCGATGCCATCGAGCGCGAGAACCTGCGCAAGCGCAATGAGGAGCAGCGTGACAAGCTGCGATTCCGCGCCGAGGGGCGGTTGTTTGTGCTGGGCGTGTGCTTCTTTTGCGCCTTCGTGGTGATCGGCGCGCGGATGGGGCACCTTGCGGCCTCGGTTCCCGCCGAGCCGACCAGCGGCGGCGTGGCCGAGCTGATCAGCGCCACCCGGGCCGACATTGTTGACCGGCAGGGCCGGGTGCTGGCCACCAACCTTTCGACTCACTCTCTTTATGCCCAGCCGCCGCATATGGTGGAAAAGGAGCGTGCCGCCGAGGAGCTGGCGAAGATCTTCCCCGATCTGGACGTGGAAAAGCTGAAGCGGCAGTTCACCGGCAAGCGCAAGTTTGTGTGGGTGAAGAAGAAGATCAGCCCCGAGCAGATGCAGGCGGTGCATGACATTGGCGAGCCGGGGCTGCTGTTTGGCCCGCGCGAGATGCGGCTTTATCCCAATGGCAAGCTGGCGGCGCACATCCTTGGCGGCGCGAGCTTTGGCCGCGAGGGGGTGCATAGCGCCGAGGTTGTGGGCGTTGCGGGCGTGGAAAAGCAGTTTGACGAGCTGCTGCGTGACCCGGCCCGCGCCGGCAAGCCGCTTGAGCTGACCATCGACCTCACCGTGCAGGCGGTGACGGAAGAGGTGCTTTATGGCGGCATGAAGCTGATGAACGCCAAGGGTGCCAGCGCGGTGCTGATGGATGTGCACAGCGGCGAGATCATCGCCATGGCCAGCCTGCCGGACTTTGACCCAAACAACCGCCCGCGCCCGCTGACCAGTGGTGACCAATCTGACAGCCCGCTGTTCAATCGGTCGGTGCAGGGTGTGTATGAGCTTGGCTCGACCTTCAAGATTTTTGCCGCCGCTCAGGCGATGGAGTTGGGGCTGGTGAACCCGGACACGGTGATCAACACCAAGGGCCCGCTGACATGGGGCAAGCACCGGATTCGCGATTTCCACAACTACGGCAATGAGCTGAGTGTGACGAAGATCATCGTGAAGTCTTCCAACATCGGCACGGCGCGGCTGGCGATGGACATTGGCGCAAAGCGGCAGCGGGAGTTCCTCGGCCAGCTGGGCTTTTTGGAGCCGACCCCGGTGGAGATGGTAGAGGCCCCGACGGGCAAGCCGCTGCTGCCGCCGAATTGGTCGGAAATCTCCACGATGACGATCAGCTACGGCCACGGCCTTTCGGCCAGCCCGCTGCATCTGGCGACGGGATACGCCTCTCTTTTGAATGGGGGAACAAGGGTTTACCCGACGCTCCTGAAGCAGAGCGTGAACAAGACCGGGCCCCGCGTGGTGAGTGCGCGCACATCGGAGCGTGCGCGAATTATGCTACGCAAGGTTGTGACCGAGGGCACCGCCAGCTTTGGCGAAGTGGAGGGCTATGCGGTGGGTGGCAAGACTGGCACCGCCGACAAGCCCAAGCCGCGGGGTGGCTATTACAAGGACAAGGTGATTGCCACTTTCGCCACCGTCTTCCCGGCCCATGACCCGAAGTACGTGCTGGTTGTCAGCCTTGATGAACCGGTGGAACTGACCGGCCCCAAGCCGCGCCGCACGGCGGGCTGGACGGCGGTGCCGGTGACGGCAGAGATGATCCGCCGCGTCGCCCCGCTTCTTGGCCTTCGGCCAAGCGTTGAACCCGGCGCTGAAGCTGCGATAGTAAAGGCCTCGAATTGA
- a CDS encoding cell division protein FtsL: MRGFFYVISALAVMGLAFWAYHENYQTQKAQKDMAKLRGEIRALYDTRAMLRAEWAYLNRPERLAELAELNFTRLGLLPFGAEQFGRVDQVGFPAEEPLPITDPVEISGTLDDEEEQTP; encoded by the coding sequence ATGCGTGGCTTCTTCTATGTCATCTCGGCGCTGGCGGTGATGGGCCTGGCCTTTTGGGCCTATCATGAGAACTACCAGACACAGAAAGCCCAGAAGGATATGGCCAAGCTGCGCGGCGAGATCCGCGCGCTCTATGACACCCGCGCGATGCTGCGGGCTGAATGGGCCTATCTCAACCGCCCCGAGCGGCTGGCCGAACTGGCGGAGCTGAACTTTACCCGGCTTGGGCTGCTGCCTTTCGGGGCCGAGCAGTTTGGACGGGTCGACCAGGTGGGCTTCCCGGCTGAGGAGCCGCTTCCGATTACCGATCCGGTAGAAATCAGCGGCACGCTGGATGACGAAGAGGAGCAGACCCCATGA
- the rsmH gene encoding 16S rRNA (cytosine(1402)-N(4))-methyltransferase RsmH: MAAAESLSPDTPAGPPHVPVLIDPLIENAAPVAGHWVDGTFGAGGYARQLLAAGAERVSGIDRDPSAVENAAEMIAEFAPRLEVLEGRFSQMGDLVEGPVDGVVLDLGVSSMQLDQAERGFSFMRDGPLDMRMASDGPSAADLVNEADEAHLADIIHFYGEERAARRIAKAIVKARPFSRTLELAEVVSSCLPKPRPGQVHPATRSFQGIRIAVNDEFGELIAGLEAAEGLLAEGGVLAVVTFHSLEDRVVKRYLAARSGAAPRGNRYAPEVAAPPAPFAPITRKAVAPSEEETATNPRARSAKLRMARRTGEAGGEVDRAQMGLPGPKHWWKG; encoded by the coding sequence ATGGCGGCGGCCGAAAGCCTTTCGCCAGACACGCCCGCAGGGCCGCCGCATGTTCCGGTTCTCATTGATCCTTTGATCGAGAACGCCGCACCGGTGGCTGGCCACTGGGTGGATGGCACCTTTGGCGCGGGCGGATATGCGCGCCAGCTTCTGGCGGCGGGCGCGGAGCGGGTGAGCGGGATCGACCGAGACCCGAGCGCCGTGGAAAACGCAGCGGAGATGATCGCGGAATTTGCGCCCCGGCTGGAGGTGCTTGAGGGCCGGTTTTCGCAGATGGGCGACTTGGTGGAGGGGCCGGTTGACGGCGTGGTGCTCGACCTTGGCGTCTCTTCGATGCAGCTCGATCAGGCGGAGCGGGGCTTTTCGTTCATGCGGGACGGTCCGCTGGATATGCGGATGGCCAGCGATGGCCCAAGCGCTGCTGACCTCGTGAACGAGGCCGATGAGGCGCATTTGGCGGATATCATTCACTTTTACGGCGAAGAGCGGGCAGCGCGGCGGATTGCCAAGGCAATCGTGAAGGCGCGGCCCTTCAGCCGGACGCTGGAGCTGGCCGAGGTGGTATCTTCCTGCCTGCCCAAGCCGCGACCGGGGCAGGTGCACCCGGCAACGCGCAGCTTTCAGGGCATTCGCATCGCAGTGAACGACGAATTTGGCGAGCTGATTGCCGGGCTTGAGGCGGCGGAGGGCCTGCTGGCCGAGGGCGGTGTGCTGGCGGTTGTCACCTTTCATTCGCTCGAAGACCGGGTGGTGAAGCGCTACCTCGCCGCGCGCTCGGGCGCCGCCCCGCGCGGCAATCGCTATGCGCCCGAGGTTGCGGCCCCGCCGGCCCCCTTTGCGCCGATCACGCGCAAGGCGGTGGCCCCCTCGGAGGAAGAGACCGCCACCAACCCGCGCGCGCGTTCGGCCAAGCTGCGCATGGCGCGGCGCACGGGCGAGGCGGGGGGCGAGGTTGACAGGGCACAAATGGGCCTGCCGGGCCCGAAACATTGGTGGAAAGGGTAA
- the mraZ gene encoding division/cell wall cluster transcriptional repressor MraZ has protein sequence MGRRFRGESHHKVDTKGRVSIPALFRHVLAAEDPDCSEGDAPNLVIVYGDKRQDHLKCYTVNAINEIDEKIAAMPRGTKQRRYLERLYSGMSLPTQVDETGRLVLPAKLREKIGLEKEAFFIATGDSFQIWKPETYDEVHGVDDEEWLDEMGDDFDPLELLDSVQSEG, from the coding sequence TTGGGTCGCAGGTTCAGAGGCGAGAGCCACCACAAGGTGGACACGAAGGGCAGGGTGAGCATCCCGGCCCTGTTTCGCCATGTGCTGGCCGCAGAAGACCCCGATTGCTCCGAGGGCGACGCGCCCAACCTCGTGATCGTTTATGGCGACAAGCGCCAGGATCACCTGAAGTGTTACACCGTCAACGCGATCAACGAGATTGACGAGAAGATTGCCGCCATGCCGCGTGGCACCAAGCAGCGGCGTTACCTTGAGCGGCTCTATTCCGGTATGTCCCTGCCCACGCAGGTTGACGAGACCGGGCGGCTGGTGCTGCCCGCCAAGTTGCGCGAGAAGATCGGCCTTGAGAAAGAGGCCTTCTTTATCGCCACGGGTGACAGCTTTCAGATTTGGAAGCCGGAGACCTATGACGAGGTTCACGGCGTGGATGACGAAGAGTGGCTGGACGAGATGGGCGATGATTTCGACCCGCTGGAGCTGCTCGACAGCGTCCAAAGCGAGGGTTGA
- a CDS encoding Mrp/NBP35 family ATP-binding protein — translation MPVDKGDIQSALTKVGLADGGDLVSRDMIRALQISDSGEVKFVIEAPDADAASRMEPILEAAKAAVRAVEGVSSVSALLTAHSAAPQAPKAPPSLKVGRHPTPQAGPQKIPGVERIIAVGSGKGGVGKSTVSANLAVALAREGRKVGLLDADIYGPSQPRMMGVNKRPASPDGERILPLHAHGVTFMSIGLMLEEAQAVIWRGPMLMGALQQMMTQVEWGELDVLIVDLPPGTGDVQLTLCQRYPITGAVVVSTPQDVALIDARKAIDMFGKLKTPVLGLIENMTTYICPNCGHEAHLFGHGGVAAEAEKMGVPLLAQLPLELETRLGGDKGLPIAAGAGPAAEAYAQLARGLVSGGMG, via the coding sequence ATGCCTGTAGATAAGGGCGATATCCAAAGCGCATTGACGAAAGTGGGGCTTGCGGATGGTGGCGACTTAGTATCTCGCGATATGATTCGTGCGTTGCAGATCAGCGACAGTGGCGAGGTTAAGTTTGTTATCGAAGCGCCGGATGCAGATGCGGCATCGCGCATGGAGCCGATTCTCGAAGCCGCCAAGGCGGCGGTGCGTGCGGTTGAAGGTGTTTCTTCCGTTTCGGCCTTGCTCACGGCGCATAGCGCGGCCCCGCAGGCCCCCAAGGCGCCACCCAGCCTCAAGGTGGGGCGGCATCCCACCCCGCAGGCCGGGCCACAGAAGATTCCGGGTGTGGAGCGGATCATTGCGGTGGGCTCTGGCAAGGGTGGCGTTGGCAAAAGCACGGTTTCGGCGAATCTCGCGGTGGCGCTGGCGCGCGAGGGCCGGAAGGTTGGCCTGCTCGACGCTGATATATACGGACCGAGCCAGCCGCGGATGATGGGGGTGAACAAGCGCCCCGCCAGCCCGGACGGTGAGCGGATTTTGCCGTTGCATGCGCATGGCGTCACTTTCATGTCGATCGGGCTGATGCTGGAAGAGGCGCAGGCGGTGATCTGGCGCGGGCCGATGCTGATGGGCGCACTCCAGCAGATGATGACTCAGGTGGAGTGGGGCGAGCTTGATGTGCTGATCGTCGACTTGCCGCCGGGCACGGGTGATGTGCAGCTGACGCTGTGCCAGCGCTACCCGATCACCGGCGCCGTGGTGGTGAGCACGCCGCAGGATGTGGCGCTGATAGATGCCCGCAAGGCGATCGACATGTTCGGCAAGCTCAAGACCCCGGTTCTGGGGCTGATCGAGAACATGACTACTTATATATGTCCGAACTGCGGACATGAGGCGCATCTCTTTGGCCACGGCGGCGTGGCGGCGGAGGCCGAGAAGATGGGTGTGCCGTTGCTGGCGCAATTGCCGCTGGAGCTGGAAACCCGGCTGGGCGGCGACAAGGGCTTGCCGATTGCGGCGGGCGCGGGGCCTGCGGCGGAGGCCTACGCCCAGCTTGCACGCGGGCTGGTGAGCGGCGGAATGGGCTGA
- a CDS encoding DUF1127 domain-containing protein has product MAYATAHNTAHTGFLGRIEAFVEARRENAAKRRVYRQTLRELQGLTNRDLADLGIAPSMIRSVAYQAAYGA; this is encoded by the coding sequence ATGGCTTACGCAACCGCACACAACACCGCCCACACCGGCTTCCTTGGCCGCATCGAAGCCTTCGTCGAAGCCCGTCGCGAAAACGCAGCCAAGCGCCGCGTGTACCGTCAGACGCTCCGTGAGCTTCAGGGCCTGACCAACCGCGACCTCGCCGACCTCGGCATTGCACCGTCGATGATCCGCTCGGTCGCCTACCAGGCCGCTTACGGCGCCTGA
- a CDS encoding NAD(P)-dependent oxidoreductase, which produces MRILFTGGSGKAGRHAVQYLLEQGHRVLNVDLTPCNVPGALNRIADITDLGAMHDAMRAYADFDELEPGTGVPAFDAVVHFAAVPRIMVTGDAECFRVNTLGTYNVIDAALKAGVRKVIFASSETTYGICFADGERKPEHIPVDEAHPTEPEDSYAMSKVVNEATARSFQRRSGADIYGLRINNVIEPHEYAEMFPGFINAPEKRLRNFFAYIDARDLGQMVECCLRTDGLGYEVFNVANDTHSVAAPTSELIAQFYEGVPQTREMGEHETFFTNEKAKRLVGFSPKYDWRSEL; this is translated from the coding sequence ATGCGCATTCTCTTCACCGGCGGCTCCGGCAAGGCCGGCCGTCACGCTGTTCAATACCTGCTCGAGCAGGGCCATCGCGTGCTGAACGTCGATCTCACCCCCTGCAATGTCCCCGGTGCTCTCAACCGCATTGCCGATATTACCGACCTCGGCGCAATGCATGACGCCATGCGCGCCTATGCCGATTTCGATGAGCTGGAGCCCGGCACCGGCGTGCCCGCCTTCGATGCCGTCGTGCACTTCGCCGCCGTCCCGCGCATCATGGTGACGGGCGACGCCGAATGCTTCCGCGTCAACACACTTGGCACCTACAACGTGATCGACGCCGCGCTCAAAGCCGGTGTCCGCAAGGTGATTTTCGCCTCGTCCGAAACCACCTACGGCATCTGCTTCGCCGATGGTGAGCGCAAGCCCGAACATATCCCCGTCGATGAGGCGCACCCCACCGAGCCCGAAGACAGCTACGCCATGTCAAAGGTGGTCAACGAGGCCACGGCCCGCAGCTTCCAGCGCCGCAGCGGGGCCGACATCTACGGGTTGCGCATCAACAACGTGATCGAGCCGCACGAATACGCCGAGATGTTCCCCGGCTTCATCAACGCCCCCGAAAAGCGCCTCCGCAACTTCTTTGCCTATATCGACGCCCGGGATCTTGGGCAGATGGTAGAATGCTGCCTGCGCACCGATGGGCTTGGCTACGAGGTGTTCAACGTGGCGAACGACACTCACTCCGTCGCCGCGCCAACCTCCGAGTTGATCGCGCAATTCTACGAGGGCGTGCCGCAAACCCGCGAGATGGGCGAGCACGAGACCTTCTTCACCAACGAGAAGGCCAAACGGCTGGTTGGGTTTTCGCCGAAGTATGACTGGCGAAGCGAACTCTGA